TTAAGAATTGGCCTATATGTCTTATCAACTAATCCTATTTTTTCAACGATAATTTCAATCGCCACAAGGAGGATAGCTAGTACAAGAAAAGACCCCCACATTGTTTGTACCTTTGAAAAGATAACTGCCGCTAAACCAAATATCGCACTCATTCCATAAATAATTAAAACCGTTTGTCTATGGCTGTACCCTAAGCGCAACAAGCAATGATGCAAATGAGATTTATCAGGAGCCGATAACGGTTGATTTTTTACGATTCGGCGAATAATAGCAAAGAACGTATCTGAAATTGGTACCCCTAAAATAATAACTGGAACAATGAAGGAAATAACCGCTACATTTTTAAATCCTAACAGAGACAATACAGAAATCATATAGCCTAAAAATAGTGCTCCTGTATCGCCCATGAAAATCTTAGCGGGGTGAAAGTTGTAAAACAAAAATCCGAGCGTACTTCCCAATACGATGAAACCCATGCTTGTCACAAACACATTACCCATCATAATAGCCATACCAGAGATGGTAATCAATACAATAGAGGAAACGCCGGCAGCTAATCCATCCAATCCATCAATTAAATTAATAGCATTGGTAATTCCTACAATCCATAATACCGTAATTGGAATACTTAACATTCCGAATTCTAATTTTCCGCCAAACGGCAAGTTAATGAAGTCAATTTGGACTCCACCGTATACAACAACAATTAATGTCGCTACTAGCTGACCGCCTAATTTGATTTTAGCGGATAGCTCAATCATATCATCTAAGACACCGGTAATGATGATAATGATGCTTCCGATTAAAATCGGCAGCGCATATTTACTGTCAGGCTGTAAAACGAGGTATCCAATAAGAAAACTAAAAAATATCGCCAAACCTCCAAGGCGAGGCATAATTTTTTGATGAACTTTTCGTTGATTTGGTTTATCCGTTGCACCTATTTTAAACGCCAGCTTCTTAACCAGCGGAGTGATCAGAATAGATGTAATAAAACAAATAAACAAGGTCAAATATAGCATGGAGACCCTCCTCAGGTTTATGTTAACCAAAACCATAAAAAATGTATCCAACTTTATATAATTGGATAGTATTTCAAATTGCGTATAACAATAATTACTTACTTATTCCCAAAATGGATTATATCACAATGATTCTACTACTTAAATAGAAATTTATTCTCAAAAATTAGCACATTTACAAACTATTAATAGAAAAGAACTGTATTTTTTGGTGTATAAACAGCTGATTTACTTTATTCTTATGTGGTTATTTTATGTAGAACATTTTCTTTACTGTATTTTATTAAAATATAAGCGAACTCCCCCCTTTTCGTCTAATTTATTCGTCATCTTTAACTCTTTTTCCTTTTTATTAAGCATATTTAAACCTTTATTTTTATTTCACATGGCCCCACTCATTATATGAACAAACTTTTGACCTATGCATGTCCACTACTTCAAACCACATTCGCTGAATCGTTGTCCTTATCTTATATCATTTAAAAGTTAAAATATAGTGAAATGGACAGAGATAAAATTAAACAAAAAAAGGAATTTTATCAAAAAAATGAAACTTTTTTTGATGCGGTTCGTAATACATAGTAGAAACAGTATCAATCATCTTACATAAAGGGGGTGTTGAATGAACTATGTTCGGTCTATCTGTTCAAACAGTGTATTTGTATGGATTAATTATCTGCGGAAGTCTCACCTTCTTATACATTTTATTTAGCGATTTGTTAGATGGATTATCCGAAGCGATACCTTTTTTTAACCCCACTCTTCTTTTTTCTTTTTTAACATTCTTTAGTGCCAGTGGATATTTGTTCACCTATACGTCATTGCAAAATTATTGGATTATTTCGATTTCCGCTCTTATTGCCCTTCTACTCGTTATTTTGCTCAACGTTTTCGTATTGATTCCTTTATCATCGGCTGAAGAGTCTCTTGCTTTTACTGAAGATTCGTTAAAAGGAAGACTTGGTACCATTATTACTTCCGTTCCTGCAGATGGTTATGGAGAAGTATTTATCGAAGGGGTTAGCGGCACGATCTCCAAACCCGCTGCCAGCTTTAAAAACACTGCTATACCTTTAGGCAGCAAAGTGCTTGTGGTAGATATACAAAGGGGCAACGCACTCGTTGTGATTTACGAAGAAGTTATGACCAATCACTCATTATAAATAGTATTAGGGGGAGTTTTATGTTTTCAACACCTATATTAGTTGTCGTTGGAATTGTTGTTTTTTTATTAATTGCGCTGATTGCCGTATTTATTACAAAATACCGTACAGCAGGTCCAGATGAAGCGTTAATTGTAACAGGGAGCTATCTCGGAAATAAAAACGTGCACGTCGATGAATCCGGAAACCGCATTAAAATTGTTCGCGGCGGCGGTACGTTTGTACTGCCAGTTTTTCAGCAGGCTGAGCCTCTGAGCTTGCTGTCAAGCAAACTGGAAGTATCTACACCTGAAGTATATACAGAACAAGGTGTTCCTGTTATGGCTGATGGGGTATCAATCATCAAAATTGGAGGTTCTATTTCAGAAATCGCAACGGCCGCTGAGCAGTTTTTGGGCAAAGCAAAAGAAGATCGTGAAACCGAAGCTAGAGAAGTCTTAGAAGGTCACCTTCGTTCGATTCTTGGTTCTATGACGGTCGAAGAAATTTATAAAAACCGTGAAAAATTCTCTCAAGAAGTACAGCGCGTAGCTTCACAAGATCTAGCTAAAATGGGATTAATTATTGTATCGTTTACAATTAAAGACGTTCGGGATAAGAACGGCTATCTAGAATCGCTAGGGAAGCCTCGTATTGCTCAAGTTAAGCGAGATGCTGACATTGCAACAGCGGAAGCTGAAAAAGAAACAAGAATCAAGCGTGCCGAGGCTCATAAAGATGCCCAAAAAGCGGAGCTTGAGCGAAATACAGAAATCGCGGAAGCTGAAAAAATGAATCAATTAAAAACCGCTGAATATCGTCGCGAACAAGATATTGCCAAAGCTCGTGCTGACCAAGCGTATGATCTAGAAACAGCTCGCGCGAAACAAGATGTAACAGAACAAGAAATGCAAATCCGCATTATTGAACGTCAGAAACAAATTGAATTAGAAGAAAAAGAAATTCTTCGTCGTGAGCGTCAATACGATTCTGAAGTAAAAAAGAAAGCAGATGCAGATCGTTACTCTGTTGAGCAATCCGCAGAAGCTGAAAAAGCAAAACAGCTTGCGGAAGCTGACGCCAACAAATATCGAATTGAAGCAATGGCTAAAGCTGAAGCTGAACGCGTTCGAATTGATGGTTTAGCAAAAGCTGACGCTCAGCGTGCCCAAGGTGAATCTGAAGCTGAGATTATCCGCTTAAAAGGTTTAGCAGAAGCAGAG
The genomic region above belongs to Priestia megaterium and contains:
- a CDS encoding glycosyltransferase family 4 protein → MLYLTLFICFITSILITPLVKKLAFKIGATDKPNQRKVHQKIMPRLGGLAIFFSFLIGYLVLQPDSKYALPILIGSIIIIITGVLDDMIELSAKIKLGGQLVATLIVVVYGGVQIDFINLPFGGKLEFGMLSIPITVLWIVGITNAINLIDGLDGLAAGVSSIVLITISGMAIMMGNVFVTSMGFIVLGSTLGFLFYNFHPAKIFMGDTGALFLGYMISVLSLLGFKNVAVISFIVPVIILGVPISDTFFAIIRRIVKNQPLSAPDKSHLHHCLLRLGYSHRQTVLIIYGMSAIFGLAAVIFSKVQTMWGSFLVLAILLVAIEIIVEKIGLVDKTYRPILNMVRGLRLKN
- a CDS encoding NfeD family protein, with translation MFGLSVQTVYLYGLIICGSLTFLYILFSDLLDGLSEAIPFFNPTLLFSFLTFFSASGYLFTYTSLQNYWIISISALIALLLVILLNVFVLIPLSSAEESLAFTEDSLKGRLGTIITSVPADGYGEVFIEGVSGTISKPAASFKNTAIPLGSKVLVVDIQRGNALVVIYEEVMTNHSL
- a CDS encoding flotillin family protein, translated to MFSTPILVVVGIVVFLLIALIAVFITKYRTAGPDEALIVTGSYLGNKNVHVDESGNRIKIVRGGGTFVLPVFQQAEPLSLLSSKLEVSTPEVYTEQGVPVMADGVSIIKIGGSISEIATAAEQFLGKAKEDRETEAREVLEGHLRSILGSMTVEEIYKNREKFSQEVQRVASQDLAKMGLIIVSFTIKDVRDKNGYLESLGKPRIAQVKRDADIATAEAEKETRIKRAEAHKDAQKAELERNTEIAEAEKMNQLKTAEYRREQDIAKARADQAYDLETARAKQDVTEQEMQIRIIERQKQIELEEKEILRRERQYDSEVKKKADADRYSVEQSAEAEKAKQLAEADANKYRIEAMAKAEAERVRIDGLAKADAQRAQGESEAEIIRLKGLAEAEAKQKVAEAFEQFGQAAILDMIIKMLPEYAKQVASPLANIDKITVVDTGSNGENSGANKVTGYATNLMSSLQESLKASSGIDVKELIENFSGKGNVRQSLHELTDEIKQQNKKEDI